The Parabacteroides sp. AD58 genome includes a window with the following:
- a CDS encoding thioredoxin-like domain-containing protein → MKLKAYLLVGSALFFGIAADTKDAKPTEGANPGDLAPRIVLNENETEIHFQNQAGHYTLINFWAAYDAESRARNIRLWNEVNKWNATSGNLAMYSISLDEKTSVFEATVATDKLNGTNQLHEKEGRQSDVFRKYKLEKGLRNFLIDENGVIIAANVTPEKLTEYCKQI, encoded by the coding sequence ATGAAATTAAAAGCCTATCTTCTCGTAGGATCAGCTTTGTTCTTCGGAATCGCAGCTGATACGAAAGACGCAAAGCCTACTGAGGGTGCGAACCCGGGTGACCTTGCACCGAGAATAGTGTTGAACGAAAATGAAACAGAGATTCATTTTCAGAACCAGGCCGGACATTACACCTTGATCAATTTCTGGGCTGCTTATGACGCAGAATCCAGAGCCCGCAATATCCGGTTATGGAATGAAGTAAACAAGTGGAATGCCACTTCCGGTAACTTGGCCATGTATTCCATCTCACTGGATGAGAAAACATCGGTTTTCGAAGCAACGGTTGCGACCGATAAACTGAATGGCACCAACCAGTTGCACGAAAAGGAAGGGCGGCAGTCAGATGTCTTCAGAAAGTATAAGCTGGAGAAAGGATTGAGAAACTTTCTGATCGACGAAAATGGAGTTATCATCGCAGCAAACGTGACCCCTGAAAAGCTGACTGAATACTGTAAGCAGATTTAA
- a CDS encoding cobyrinate a,c-diamide synthase encodes MRSELLIGAASSGSGKTTFTLGLLRAMARRGFVVQPFKCGPDYIDTRHHQMAAGRSSVNLDRFMMSEKHVEEVYRRYAFPADIAITEGVMGLFDGYDGMQGSSAGIAAELDIPVVLIVNAKSTAYSVAPLLYGFKHFYPKIRIVGAVFNFVASENHYYYLKQACSDAGVEALGYLPKQENIAIPSRHLGLSLDSDFCFDEFADRIADLVDKYVCVDRLLELTTVTGKSEYSRPKADIQQESFGSLRITIARDAAFNFVYTENIAYLERLGTVTYFSPLTDTSLPPTDFLYLPGGYPELHLPALSENQPMLDAIRSYIREGGHALAECGGMMYLCRAIIGQDGHTFPMVGVLDQTATMQPMKLRLGYRTLQWGEFRLSGHEFHYSSIVPAENALPSCVTAFSALGRQVDTPLYHYRNLLAGYTHLYWADPASNAWLHHFLEK; translated from the coding sequence ATGCGGTCAGAATTATTGATCGGCGCAGCGTCGTCGGGTAGCGGAAAGACTACTTTTACACTAGGATTATTGCGGGCAATGGCTCGCAGAGGATTCGTCGTGCAGCCATTTAAGTGCGGGCCGGATTATATAGACACTCGTCATCATCAGATGGCTGCTGGGCGCTCGTCTGTCAATCTGGACCGTTTTATGATGTCGGAAAAGCATGTGGAAGAAGTGTATCGCCGATATGCTTTTCCGGCTGATATCGCTATAACTGAAGGCGTGATGGGTTTGTTCGACGGATACGACGGCATGCAAGGTAGCAGTGCCGGGATCGCTGCAGAATTGGATATTCCCGTTGTTCTGATAGTCAATGCCAAGAGCACGGCATATTCGGTTGCTCCTCTGTTGTATGGCTTCAAACATTTCTATCCAAAAATAAGGATTGTCGGAGCCGTTTTCAATTTTGTGGCTTCCGAGAATCATTATTATTATCTGAAGCAGGCCTGTTCCGATGCCGGCGTGGAGGCATTGGGTTATTTGCCCAAGCAGGAAAATATCGCAATCCCAAGCCGCCACTTGGGGCTGTCGCTGGATTCTGATTTCTGTTTCGATGAGTTTGCCGACCGGATTGCCGATCTGGTTGATAAGTATGTGTGCGTGGACAGGCTGCTGGAACTGACCACGGTTACCGGGAAGTCAGAATACAGTAGACCGAAAGCGGATATCCAGCAAGAATCTTTTGGATCGTTGCGGATAACCATAGCACGCGATGCAGCCTTCAATTTTGTCTATACCGAGAACATTGCTTATCTCGAGCGGCTGGGAACCGTCACTTATTTCAGTCCGCTGACTGATACCTCTCTTCCGCCTACAGATTTCCTTTATTTACCGGGTGGCTATCCGGAATTGCACCTGCCGGCTTTGTCGGAAAACCAACCTATGCTCGATGCTATTCGTTCCTATATTCGGGAAGGCGGACATGCGTTGGCCGAATGCGGAGGCATGATGTACCTCTGTCGGGCTATTATCGGGCAAGACGGTCATACGTTCCCGATGGTTGGTGTTTTAGACCAGACGGCTACCATGCAGCCCATGAAACTGCGATTAGGTTATCGTACCTTGCAATGGGGCGAATTCAGGCTGTCTGGGCATGAGTTCCATTATTCGTCTATCGTGCCGGCTGAGAATGCGTTGCCTTCATGTGTAACAGCCTTTTCTGCCTTAGGACGTCAGGTAGATACGCCGCTGTATCACTACCGGAACTTACTGGCTGGATATACACATTTATACTGGGCCGATCCGGCATCAAACGCGTGGCTACATCATTTCTTGGAAAAATAA
- a CDS encoding ATP-binding protein has protein sequence MEEKNRHITRKVVWGYLLLLLIAVCAVGYVYSIIQQLAVEDKPDTSTRDKTYLVTNTLTLLYESEAMGHIVGKSSNELINFNRTLNKADKNLDSLRLMLSDTIQQLKVDTIKYLLRQKRWNTLKLLETLNEWNAGQIYMEKIQQVIAVQDSVVKVERPDTIPQPVVREIVEVKQDTVVVTKKEKKGFFRRLAEAFSPKEEADTNYVKNTTRQLVTDTVKIVYNPSDTIIQVLRNLQDTVADRREQLANTLLQRANNLRYNNSVLTSRINQMLRDIEEESVQQSIDRMQHKQSLLKETTRLIGGIGLIAIIVAIVFLVIIIRDISRSHYYRQQLEKAKQYAEDLLRSRENLILTISHDIRAPLSSIIGFIDLLLKRNPDERQRYYLDNMSGSSKHILSLVNDLLDFHRLEAGQIEIHPVPFSVSTLIQEIYVSFDPLAEAKGLKLRLDVKSGYMEQTYLGDTNRLRQVINNLLSNAIKFTPEGTVVLRAAITKKNEKMYELDVTVSDAGPGIPEAEQERIFGDFTRLQGSEKVEGFGLGLSITRRLVELLKGTLNLHSVVGQGSDFILTLPIPLSDVVLKQAVVEEEAEPEVVSLAGERTVYCLLVDDDAIQLALTEELLKRSRVEVVCVSNPHAVLDILKNTVFDAIITDIQMPGMDGFHLLKMIRESGIQGTDKVPVIALSASVANEHSHYIEAGFTGFLSKPFTAVQLIELLNQLLTVHLEPVVKIDFSTLTAFAGEDKEASASILKTFTEETNKSIDLLRKALQEEDRSEASRLSHKLIPLLTMLGANNLVQKLRILERNDEKELTREGWKALLAEVIDNVTDIVRQAVENCC, from the coding sequence ATGGAAGAAAAGAATAGGCATATTACACGAAAAGTGGTTTGGGGCTATTTGCTGTTACTGCTGATAGCTGTATGTGCTGTGGGATATGTTTATTCAATCATCCAGCAGCTGGCTGTCGAAGACAAGCCGGACACATCGACGCGTGACAAAACCTATCTTGTCACCAATACGCTTACTTTATTATATGAGAGTGAAGCGATGGGGCACATTGTTGGAAAATCGAGCAATGAACTGATAAACTTCAACCGAACTCTGAACAAGGCAGACAAGAATTTGGATTCCCTGCGCCTAATGCTTTCAGACACCATCCAGCAATTGAAGGTCGATACGATTAAATATCTGTTGCGGCAGAAGAGATGGAATACCCTGAAGCTGTTGGAGACACTGAATGAATGGAATGCTGGACAGATTTATATGGAGAAGATCCAGCAAGTTATCGCAGTGCAGGATTCTGTAGTAAAAGTTGAAAGGCCAGATACCATTCCTCAGCCGGTCGTGCGGGAAATTGTGGAGGTGAAGCAAGATACGGTTGTGGTGACCAAAAAGGAGAAAAAGGGCTTTTTCCGCCGTTTGGCAGAGGCTTTCTCGCCAAAGGAGGAAGCAGATACCAATTATGTAAAGAATACAACCCGTCAGCTGGTAACCGATACGGTGAAAATTGTCTATAATCCGTCGGATACCATCATTCAAGTATTGAGGAACTTGCAGGATACAGTAGCCGATCGGCGTGAGCAACTGGCTAATACCTTACTTCAACGGGCCAATAACCTACGTTATAATAACTCGGTATTGACCAGCCGGATTAATCAGATGTTGCGGGATATTGAAGAAGAGTCGGTCCAGCAATCGATTGACCGGATGCAGCATAAACAGAGCTTGCTGAAAGAAACAACACGGCTGATCGGAGGAATCGGCCTGATCGCTATTATTGTAGCCATTGTTTTCCTGGTCATCATCATCCGGGATATTTCGCGCAGCCATTATTACAGGCAACAACTGGAGAAAGCCAAACAATACGCGGAAGATCTGCTGCGCAGCCGTGAGAACCTGATTCTGACAATCAGCCATGACATCCGGGCACCGCTTTCGTCTATCATCGGCTTCATTGATCTGCTGCTGAAGCGCAATCCAGACGAACGTCAGCGTTATTATCTGGATAACATGAGTGGTTCGTCCAAGCATATTTTGTCTTTAGTAAACGACTTACTGGATTTCCACCGGCTGGAAGCCGGACAGATTGAGATACATCCGGTGCCTTTCTCTGTCTCTACCCTGATACAAGAGATTTATGTGAGCTTTGATCCGCTGGCCGAAGCCAAAGGACTGAAACTGCGGTTGGATGTGAAGTCTGGCTATATGGAACAGACTTATCTAGGTGACACCAACCGCTTGAGACAGGTTATTAATAATCTGCTGTCGAATGCTATCAAGTTTACCCCTGAGGGAACTGTTGTCTTGCGGGCCGCCATTACGAAAAAGAACGAAAAGATGTATGAACTGGACGTCACTGTCTCGGATGCTGGACCAGGTATTCCCGAGGCTGAGCAGGAACGCATTTTTGGTGATTTTACCCGTCTGCAGGGAAGCGAGAAAGTTGAAGGATTCGGATTGGGCTTGTCGATAACCCGCAGGCTGGTGGAACTGTTGAAAGGCACATTGAACTTGCATAGTGTTGTCGGACAGGGTAGTGACTTTATCCTGACGCTCCCGATTCCTTTATCAGATGTCGTCTTGAAACAGGCAGTTGTAGAGGAAGAAGCGGAGCCGGAAGTTGTTTCTCTGGCCGGAGAGCGGACTGTCTACTGTTTGCTGGTTGATGATGATGCCATCCAGCTGGCCTTGACGGAAGAATTGCTCAAACGGAGTCGGGTAGAGGTTGTTTGTGTTTCCAATCCGCATGCTGTATTGGATATATTGAAGAATACGGTATTTGATGCGATCATTACTGATATTCAGATGCCGGGTATGGACGGTTTCCATTTATTAAAGATGATCCGTGAATCAGGTATTCAGGGAACAGACAAAGTTCCGGTAATAGCTTTGTCAGCCAGCGTAGCGAATGAACATAGCCATTATATTGAAGCCGGCTTCACCGGTTTCTTGAGCAAACCGTTCACGGCCGTCCAGCTGATTGAACTGTTGAACCAGTTGCTGACGGTGCATTTAGAGCCGGTTGTCAAGATTGACTTTTCAACATTAACGGCTTTTGCCGGCGAAGATAAAGAAGCTTCTGCCTCTATCTTGAAGACATTCACTGAAGAAACTAATAAGAGCATCGACTTATTGAGAAAAGCCCTGCAGGAAGAAGATCGCTCGGAAGCCTCACGTCTTTCCCATAAATTAATTCCATTGCTGACCATGTTGGGCGCGAACAACTTGGTCCAAAAGCTGCGAATTCTGGAAAGAAACGACGAAAAGGAGCTAACCCGAGAAGGCTGGAAGGCTCTTTTGGCAGAAGTGATCGACAATGTGACTGACATTGTGCGGCAGGCTGTGGAAAACTGCTGCTGA
- the panB gene encoding 3-methyl-2-oxobutanoate hydroxymethyltransferase: MSVAKRDDDMRKVTTHRLFEMKQRGEKISMLTAYDYSMATLIDQAGMDVILVGDSASNVMAGNTTTLPITLDQMIYHGRSVAKAVKRALVVVDLPFGSYQGNSKEALASAIRVMKETHADCIKLEGGSEVRESIERILCAGIPVMGHLGLTPQSINKFGTYTVRAREEAEAKKLVEDAHLLEEIGCFALVLEKIPAVLAARVAKEIRIPVIGIGAGGDVDGQVLVMHDMLGINQGFSPRFLRRYANLAEVITNAVQQYIEDVKRCDFPNEKEQY, encoded by the coding sequence ATGTCAGTAGCAAAGAGAGACGATGATATGCGTAAGGTAACGACGCATCGTCTGTTTGAAATGAAGCAGCGGGGTGAGAAGATTTCCATGCTGACTGCATATGATTATTCCATGGCTACCCTGATTGATCAGGCAGGAATGGATGTGATTCTGGTAGGTGATTCAGCTTCGAACGTGATGGCCGGTAATACGACGACTTTGCCCATCACTTTAGATCAGATGATCTATCATGGCAGGTCGGTGGCGAAAGCCGTAAAGCGTGCCTTGGTGGTAGTCGATCTACCTTTTGGTTCTTATCAGGGAAATTCGAAAGAGGCGCTGGCTTCGGCTATCCGGGTGATGAAGGAAACACATGCCGACTGCATCAAGTTGGAAGGCGGGTCGGAAGTACGCGAATCAATCGAACGCATTTTGTGTGCCGGTATTCCAGTGATGGGTCACTTGGGATTGACGCCGCAGTCGATCAACAAGTTTGGTACTTACACCGTGCGTGCCCGTGAAGAAGCTGAAGCCAAGAAACTAGTGGAAGATGCTCATCTGCTGGAAGAGATCGGCTGTTTCGCGTTGGTGCTGGAGAAGATTCCGGCCGTCCTGGCCGCCCGTGTGGCGAAAGAAATCCGTATTCCAGTGATTGGTATCGGGGCCGGTGGCGATGTCGACGGACAAGTATTGGTAATGCATGATATGTTAGGCATCAACCAGGGCTTCTCTCCGCGTTTCCTGCGTCGTTATGCTAATTTGGCAGAAGTCATCACAAATGCTGTCCAGCAATATATCGAAGATGTGAAGCGTTGCGACTTCCCGAACGAAAAGGAACAATATTAA
- a CDS encoding TolB family protein, with the protein METIYISQYKRSLICTLFCCLLLTACSWNVRQPENASVQEEEPEIFPDYRDVTVPVNISPLNFRLTRECEHQYVLITGEKGGRLECDGERSLRLDPDAWRKLLEENAGGTLTLVCSSLEKDGWKTWKPFQIHVDERPIDSHLVYRLIEPGYEKWHIVGIYQRDLESFDEKVIIRNDMTGYNCMNCHAFCMNDPNQMMLHMRAVHDGTYIIRGKEIERLKTKTKQTISNLTYPYWHPSGKYITTSVNDIKQFFHAVKEKKMEVFDLESDVVVYDVEQHKILSAASLITKDAFETFPAFSPDGKWLYFCSAPAREMPAEYDKVRYHICRVAFDAGKGTLQLPVDTVVRADSLSYTFPRISPDGRFLMYTETAYGQFPIWHKDAEIRMLELETHQPVDMTSLNSTDTESYHSWSSQSDWVVFSSRRDNGLYTLPYICRIGVDGHPAKPFLLPQEDPEKYDYQLYSYNLPELVTGEVTLDPYALQQKALNGTAEQISFE; encoded by the coding sequence ATGGAAACAATTTATATCAGCCAGTATAAAAGAAGTCTGATCTGCACGCTGTTCTGTTGTCTGCTGCTGACAGCCTGCTCTTGGAATGTGCGGCAGCCCGAGAATGCTTCTGTCCAGGAAGAAGAGCCGGAAATCTTTCCGGATTATCGGGATGTGACCGTCCCGGTAAATATTTCGCCATTGAATTTCCGCCTGACGCGGGAATGCGAACATCAGTATGTCCTGATCACTGGAGAGAAAGGTGGACGCCTTGAGTGTGACGGCGAACGCAGTCTCCGGCTCGATCCGGATGCTTGGAGAAAATTGCTGGAAGAAAATGCCGGTGGCACTTTGACGCTCGTGTGCTCATCACTGGAAAAAGACGGTTGGAAAACGTGGAAACCGTTTCAGATCCATGTCGATGAACGCCCGATTGACAGCCATCTGGTTTATCGTTTGATTGAGCCCGGGTATGAGAAATGGCATATTGTGGGCATTTATCAGCGGGATCTGGAATCGTTTGATGAGAAAGTGATTATCCGGAATGACATGACGGGCTATAATTGTATGAACTGCCATGCCTTCTGTATGAATGATCCGAACCAGATGATGCTGCATATGCGTGCCGTGCATGATGGTACTTATATCATCCGGGGAAAAGAGATCGAGCGGCTGAAGACCAAGACGAAGCAGACCATCAGTAACCTGACTTATCCTTATTGGCATCCTTCGGGAAAATACATCACAACATCGGTCAACGATATTAAGCAGTTCTTCCATGCCGTCAAGGAGAAGAAAATGGAAGTGTTCGACTTGGAATCGGATGTCGTGGTTTATGATGTGGAACAACATAAGATACTCTCGGCAGCTTCGCTGATAACAAAGGATGCCTTTGAAACCTTCCCGGCTTTTTCGCCGGATGGCAAGTGGCTGTATTTCTGTTCGGCTCCAGCTCGGGAAATGCCGGCAGAGTATGACAAGGTGCGCTATCATATCTGCCGGGTAGCTTTTGATGCCGGAAAAGGAACCTTGCAGCTGCCTGTGGATACGGTGGTTCGTGCTGACAGCCTCAGTTACACATTCCCCCGAATATCGCCGGACGGCCGATTCCTGATGTACACTGAAACAGCTTATGGACAATTCCCGATCTGGCATAAGGATGCGGAAATACGGATGCTGGAGCTGGAAACCCACCAACCGGTTGATATGACCTCGTTGAATAGCACGGATACGGAAAGCTATCATTCGTGGAGCAGCCAGAGTGACTGGGTGGTATTCAGTAGCCGTCGTGACAACGGTTTGTATACACTTCCCTATATTTGCCGTATCGGGGTAGACGGTCATCCGGCCAAGCCTTTCCTTTTACCACAGGAAGATCCGGAGAAATATGATTATCAGCTGTATTCCTATAATCTGCCGGAGCTGGTGACAGGCGAAGTGACGCTCGATCCGTATGCTCTTCAGCAGAAGGCCCTGAATGGCACGGCAGAACAAATATCTTTTGAGTGA
- a CDS encoding polyprenol monophosphomannose synthase: MSDSIIIIPTYNEKENIENIIRAVFGLEKEFHILIIDDGSPDGTASIVKTLQKEFPDRLFLVEREGKLGLGTAYICGFKWAIEHKYDFIFEMDADFSHNPKDLPRLYAACTEQGGDVAIGSRYCNGVNVVNWPLGRVLMSYFASVYVRFVTGMDIRDTTAGFKCYRRKVLETIELDRIHFKGYAFQIEMKFTAYKCGFKLIEVPIIFINRVLGTSKMNSSIFGEALFGVLQLKWWSFWRKYPHA; this comes from the coding sequence ATGTCGGATAGTATTATTATTATACCAACTTACAACGAAAAGGAAAATATCGAGAACATCATCAGAGCTGTTTTCGGCTTGGAAAAAGAATTTCATATTCTGATTATTGATGATGGTTCACCTGATGGGACGGCTTCCATTGTGAAAACATTGCAGAAGGAATTTCCGGATCGGTTGTTCTTGGTTGAACGCGAGGGAAAGTTAGGATTAGGAACAGCATATATTTGCGGCTTTAAGTGGGCAATCGAGCATAAATATGATTTTATCTTTGAAATGGATGCTGATTTCAGTCATAATCCGAAAGATTTACCTCGTCTGTATGCAGCTTGTACCGAGCAAGGCGGTGATGTGGCTATTGGTTCGCGTTATTGTAATGGAGTAAATGTAGTTAACTGGCCGTTAGGGCGTGTGTTGATGTCTTACTTCGCCTCTGTTTATGTTCGTTTCGTAACAGGAATGGATATTCGTGATACAACAGCGGGGTTTAAATGCTATAGAAGGAAAGTTCTGGAAACCATCGAACTGGATCGGATACATTTTAAAGGGTATGCTTTTCAGATAGAGATGAAGTTCACGGCTTATAAATGTGGCTTTAAACTGATTGAAGTTCCTATTATTTTCATCAATCGTGTATTAGGTACGTCGAAGATGAACTCTTCTATTTTCGGAGAAGCGCTGTTTGGTGTGCTACAACTGAAGTGGTGGAGTTTCTGGCGCAAATATCCGCATGCATAA
- a CDS encoding DUF6057 family protein, which yields MKKQLVFNRPVWIFLLFLVGNFLFINLNFRYWFHFMEQFMMFQTTSVYWKELAAQLGGWNEYIAEYLTQAFSFTSGPAFLVTALSGLIALLFYRYQQACCGKASMGISILPLFLFWLFPSETIVPMLVLLWALAGTVVCQSVSDWKVRWGIGVLLVPLLYYVAVPAQFLYVVLLLLHEWMQAGKGKPYLYSGILLGWAFLLPLVVMRLWLVIPMREAWIGKYMYHPEYPVPQSFWLIFLSFPVLTLVDRLCAKWRERIPPKQWLVVTECVLWAGLMAALIVLRKDPMRQAYQYDYYARNGAWDKIVVHAEKEGVHDFDALVYVNLALSYTGRQTTDLMKFPQVGETGFIPHDPRTRLGLIQASEVAWQVGQVNAAQRFAFVGVLSSQRCVQPRLMKRLVETYLVNGEYRAAEKYIRILEHTPRYKVWAAEQRQYLGEKESQSSGLIQAKRAFLPVTDNPFDLTKTLPSALAFLIDDHSDNQAAFDYGMCYLLVYKNLSAFMHYMPLYKERHQSFPKLYQEAICLYYASKGKLAEAAKDYPIDAEVTGRMQQFLKTARSLSVTNLKQLYGDTYYYYTEFMPTPKQ from the coding sequence ATGAAAAAACAACTTGTTTTCAACCGGCCTGTATGGATTTTCCTGTTGTTTCTAGTAGGAAATTTTCTGTTTATCAACCTGAATTTCCGGTATTGGTTTCATTTCATGGAACAGTTTATGATGTTTCAGACAACATCCGTTTACTGGAAAGAGTTGGCCGCACAGTTGGGTGGCTGGAATGAATATATAGCTGAATATTTGACTCAGGCGTTTTCTTTCACTTCCGGACCGGCTTTCCTTGTCACGGCCTTGTCTGGTTTGATAGCTTTACTGTTTTACCGGTATCAGCAAGCTTGTTGCGGGAAGGCTTCGATGGGAATTTCCATCTTGCCGCTTTTCCTGTTTTGGCTCTTTCCTTCCGAAACCATTGTCCCAATGTTGGTTCTTTTATGGGCATTGGCGGGAACTGTAGTCTGCCAGTCCGTATCAGACTGGAAAGTCAGGTGGGGCATTGGTGTGCTGCTTGTCCCACTACTGTATTATGTGGCGGTGCCGGCTCAATTTCTGTATGTTGTCTTGCTACTGCTACACGAATGGATGCAGGCAGGTAAAGGCAAGCCTTATCTGTATAGCGGTATTTTGCTGGGATGGGCTTTTCTGTTGCCGTTGGTGGTGATGCGGCTTTGGTTGGTCATCCCGATGCGTGAAGCCTGGATAGGAAAGTATATGTATCATCCCGAATATCCGGTGCCGCAGTCTTTCTGGCTGATCTTTCTTTCTTTTCCGGTCCTGACACTCGTTGACCGGCTGTGTGCGAAATGGCGGGAACGGATACCGCCGAAGCAATGGCTGGTAGTTACTGAATGTGTCCTTTGGGCCGGATTAATGGCGGCTCTAATTGTGCTACGGAAAGACCCGATGCGGCAAGCCTATCAATATGATTATTATGCCCGAAACGGAGCTTGGGACAAGATTGTCGTTCATGCAGAAAAGGAAGGTGTGCATGATTTTGATGCCTTGGTCTATGTTAATCTGGCCTTGTCGTACACCGGACGTCAGACCACCGATCTGATGAAGTTCCCCCAAGTGGGAGAAACCGGCTTTATCCCGCATGATCCGCGAACAAGGTTAGGATTGATTCAGGCCAGCGAAGTAGCCTGGCAAGTCGGGCAGGTGAATGCTGCCCAGCGCTTTGCTTTCGTTGGTGTGTTGAGTTCACAGCGTTGTGTTCAGCCGCGGCTGATGAAACGCCTTGTCGAGACTTATCTGGTGAACGGCGAATACCGGGCGGCCGAGAAATATATCCGGATACTCGAACATACACCACGCTATAAGGTCTGGGCTGCCGAACAGCGGCAATACTTGGGCGAGAAAGAAAGTCAGTCGTCCGGATTGATTCAGGCGAAGCGAGCTTTCCTGCCGGTAACTGACAATCCTTTTGACCTGACGAAGACGTTGCCTAGCGCTTTGGCCTTTCTGATTGATGATCATTCTGACAACCAGGCGGCTTTTGATTATGGCATGTGTTATCTGCTGGTTTATAAGAATCTGTCGGCCTTCATGCATTATATGCCTCTGTACAAGGAACGACATCAGTCGTTCCCTAAATTATATCAGGAAGCCATCTGTCTTTACTATGCTTCGAAAGGGAAGCTGGCTGAAGCGGCTAAGGATTATCCCATAGATGCCGAAGTGACCGGTCGGATGCAACAGTTCCTGAAGACGGCCCGTTCCTTGTCTGTCACCAACCTGAAACAACTGTATGGTGATACTTACTATTATTATACGGAGTTTATGCCAACCCCAAAACAATAA
- a CDS encoding MBL fold metallo-hydrolase — MATYSITTLVENCVYHRKLEAEHGLSLYVRTPEKRILFDTGQSDLLIRNAVLLHIDLKTVDALVLSHGHSDHTGGLRAFLAENDRATVFCKRDIMNRKFKKERENGLLDAASLDLSRFSFVDEVTEIFPGVVLCPDIPLCQQEDTHFDHFFTEVDGQRIPDTFTDELAVFLLTDTTYSVLSACSHRGITNVLQQGEALFPTRHLDTLIGGFHIHTAGEEKYQVIARSLAGKHPWQLGICHCTGVDQFARFCRDFSELVFYNHVGTKVEIE; from the coding sequence ATGGCTACTTATTCTATAACAACCTTGGTAGAGAATTGTGTTTACCACCGCAAGCTGGAGGCTGAGCATGGTTTGTCTTTGTATGTCCGAACACCCGAGAAACGGATTTTGTTTGATACCGGACAAAGTGACCTATTGATTCGAAATGCTGTTTTACTGCATATTGACCTGAAAACGGTGGACGCGCTGGTACTTTCGCACGGGCACAGTGATCACACCGGCGGACTTAGGGCTTTCCTGGCTGAAAACGACCGGGCGACGGTCTTTTGCAAGCGGGATATCATGAACCGGAAATTCAAGAAAGAACGTGAGAACGGCTTGCTGGATGCTGCGTCGCTTGACCTGAGCCGTTTTAGTTTTGTAGACGAAGTGACCGAGATTTTCCCCGGCGTGGTGCTTTGCCCGGATATTCCGCTTTGCCAGCAGGAAGATACGCATTTCGATCATTTCTTTACTGAGGTGGATGGGCAGCGTATTCCGGATACGTTTACGGACGAATTGGCTGTTTTTTTGCTGACCGATACGACGTATTCAGTCTTGAGTGCCTGTTCACACCGCGGTATAACGAATGTTTTGCAGCAAGGCGAGGCTCTTTTCCCGACACGCCACCTGGATACATTGATCGGAGGTTTCCATATTCATACGGCAGGAGAAGAGAAATATCAGGTCATTGCCCGTAGTTTGGCCGGAAAACATCCGTGGCAACTGGGTATTTGTCATTGTACTGGTGTAGATCAGTTTGCCCGTTTTTGTCGAGATTTTAGTGAGTTGGTCTTCTATAATCATGTGGGCACCAAGGTGGAGATTGAGTAG